From a single Equus asinus isolate D_3611 breed Donkey chromosome 2, EquAss-T2T_v2, whole genome shotgun sequence genomic region:
- the FAM170B gene encoding protein FAM170B produces MRSQWEASPGVLAESLSLPWVIEQTIVTDEVTECQAPSDPRAASGRSGQASGGLQHSPSQLSPNSWSTEAPGRWCRNMKRHFTDYRGEQSATDGTTLSLTSPGSTEESTEVCWPGTVKREEASPRPRSPCLHEEDICFVSRARRMLSWSSSPSSQSSSEYQSYSQYQSCCSCAYQEDAAQQSVCAFYTHVQTVQGVAVAWETDTGFEPVSRKPRIHKVEFTKRQRRKGSSFEMASNTDLHWDLEASKNGCCLEPEEAELLVPLECCVQELRDTPDWLVTTNYGLRCVACCRVFPTLEALLQHAQYGIQEGFSCQIFFEEMLERRRARDQAQEQQLEEEEQSPSDSSEYPRYHVEVESLPSQQQKQ; encoded by the exons ATGAGATCCCAGTGGGAAGCCTCTCCTGGAGTCCTGGCTGAGTCTCTGTCCTTGCCATGGGTGATAGAACAGACCATTGTCACTGATGAGGTCACAGAATGCCAAGCTCCTAGTGACCCCCGGGCAGCCAGCGGCCGCTCGGGCCAGGCCAGTGGAGGGCTTCAGCACAGCCCGAGCCAACTCTCACCAAACAGCTGGAGCACCGAGGCCCCTGGGCGCTGGTGTCGAAACATGAAACGCCACTTCACAGACTACAGGGGAGAACAGTCAGCGACGGATGGGACCACCCTCAGCTTGACCAGCCCAGGGTCCACGGAGGAGAGCACGGAAGTGTGCTGGCCAG gGACCGTAAAGAGGGAGGAGGCATCTCCAAGGCCCAGGTCACCCTGTCTCCATGAGGAGGACATCTGCTTCGTCTCCAGGGCACGGAGGATGCTGAGCTGGAGCAGCTCCCCGTCGTCTCAGTCCTCCTCCGAGTACCAGTCCTACTCGCAGTACCAGTCCTGCTGTTCCTGCGCGTACCAGGAGGACGCTGCCCAGCAGAGTGTGTGTGCCTTCTACACCCACGTGCAGACCGTGCAGGGCGTGGCTGTGGCCTGGGAGACCGACACCGGCTTCGAGCCGGTCAGCAGGAAGCCCCGCATCCACAAAGTCGAGTTCAccaagaggcagagaaggaaaggcTCCTCCTTTGAGATGGCTTCCAACACCGACCTGCACTGGGACCTGGAAGCCAGCAAGAACGGCTGCTGCCTGGAGCCGGAGGAAGCAGAGCTGCTGGTGCCCCTGGAGTGCTGCGTGCAGGAGCTGCGGGACACTCCCGACTGGCTGGTCACCACCAACTACGGGCTGCGCTGTGTGGCCTGCTGCCGGGTGTTCCCCACGCTGGAGGCGCTGCTGCAGCACGCCCAGTACGGCATCCAAGAGGGTTTCAGCTGCCAGATCTTTTTTGAGGAGATGCTGGAGAGAAGGCGGGCCCGGGACCAAGCGCAGGAGCaacagctggaggaggaggaacagagcCCTTCGGACAGCAGTGAATATCCGAGGTACCACGTCGAGGTCGAGTCCCTTCCGTCgcagcagcagaagcagtga